A genomic segment from Micropterus dolomieu isolate WLL.071019.BEF.003 ecotype Adirondacks linkage group LG03, ASM2129224v1, whole genome shotgun sequence encodes:
- the pou3f1 gene encoding POU domain, class 3, transcription factor 1 — translation MATTAQYIPRNNSLPSNPLMHPDSDRMHQGTTYREVQKMMHHEYLQGLAATNTGHPMSLTHHQWLPSSNTDWSSGTHIGQQEHKASVQATREDLSSGFHHRSHLVHQQTQSGHHGSWAPTTTHHLSPLSPASNGHQSLVYSQPGYTNLNAMLSPQPGALHHGMRDPLHDDSGSHDNQMESPQQAFSHHQDHSDEDAPSSDDLEQFAKQFKQRRIKLGFTQADVGLALGTLYGNVFSQTTICRFEALQLSFKNMCKLKPLLNKWLEETDSNTGSPTNLDKIAAQGRKRKKRTSIEVGVKGALENHFLKCPKPSAHEISSLAGTLQLEKEVVRVWFCNRRQKEKRMTPVGVPHPNMEDVYSQAETPPLHRTLQSPVQ, via the coding sequence ATGGCGACAACAGCTCAGTATATTCCGAGGAATAACTCTTTACCGTCCAACCCGCTCATGCATCCGGATTCGGATAGGATGCACCAGGGGACGACCTACAGAGAGGTGCAGAAAATGATGCACCATGAGTACTTGCAAGGGCTTGCGGCTACCAACACGGGACACCCGATGAGCCTGACGCACCACCAGTGGCTGCCCTCCTCCAACACCGACTGGTCCAGCGGCACCCACATCGGACAGCAGGAGCACAAAGCCAGCGTGCAGGCGACCAGAGAGGACCTGAGCAGCGGCTTCCACCACAGATCTCACCTGGTGCACCAGCAGACGCAGAGTGGCCACCATGGTTCGTGGGCGCCTACCACGACCCATCACTTATCCCCGCTGTCCCCAGCATCCAACGGCCACCAGTCACTGGTCTACTCTCAGCCTGGATACACAAACCTCAACGCAATGCTGAGTCCCCAGCCCGGCGCCCTGCACCATGGCATGCGGGACCCGCTCCACGATGATTCGGGCAGCCACGACAACCAGATGGAGTCGCCCCAGCAGGCGTTCAGCCACCACCAGGACCATTCGGACGAGGACGCGCCCAGCTCCGACGACCTGGAGCAGTTCGCCAAGCAGTTCAAGCAGCGGCGGATCAAACTGGGCTTTACGCAGGCGGACGTGGGCTTGGCCTTGGGCACCCTGTACGGAAACGTCTTTTCTCAGACCACAATCTGCAGGTTTGAGGCGCTGCAGCTCAGCTTCAAGAACATGTGCAAACTTAAGCCGCTCCTAAACAAGTGGCTGGAGGAGACAGACTCAAACACGGGCAGTCCCACCAATTTGGACAAGATTGCTGCGCAGGGCAGGAAACGAAAGAAGAGGACCTCCATTGAAGTGGGGGTGAAAGGGGCGCTGGAAAATCATTTCTTAAAATGCCCAAAGCCGTCTGCTCATGAAATCAGCTCTTTAGCCGGCACTCTGCAGTTGGAAAAAGAGGTTGTCCGTGTTTGGTTTTGCAACagaagacaaaaagagaaaagaatgaCACCAGTGGGGGTCCCTCACCCGAATATGGAGGACGTATATTCCCAAGCAGAGACCCCTCCTCTACACCGCACACTACAGAGTCCTGTGCAGTGA